Within Primulina tabacum isolate GXHZ01 chromosome 5, ASM2559414v2, whole genome shotgun sequence, the genomic segment TCAATTACAAACTGAGAATTTAGTATTCTTGAAAAAGAAACAGTGAGTTACAAGAAAGCTCATCAGCACCAGCCCACAGAGAAAATTGTCACAATATCTATATCACAGATTTATAATGAATTACTGAAAATCTTACGATTCCAAATTCCTGAGGTAGAGAATCCGACAGATGAGTTCTTATGTGCTCAAAATAATCTGACACTGCAATAAATGGTCATATCTCATGTTTTAAATGATAGTATGTTTCATGATACATTTTACGAAGTCTCAAATTTCACGTGACTgagtcataaaaaaaaaatataacacaaaCACTTCTACAAGAATTTTTTAGTACAAGTATATCGTACAAGGCCCCTTCGATGCCAATGTACATGTAGTGTGTGCAGATTGTGATGATCACGGATTCTcaactaaaatttaaaatatactttattCACATTCAATCGTGAAATTCTAGAAAAGGTAATTTATCAACAAGGATCAATCATATCAACCAAAAATTTGGTAAACACGTGTACTAAAGAAGGGACTTTATTCACACGGTTCAAACATGATATATAAGATAAAATAAAGCATGCACgttattatatcattttaacgAGCTTAGTATAAGCTGTAAGCATAAGGGGCACACCTTAACAGGGAAAGTCCCCATGGGAAGTTTTGTGGTGAGTAACTCTCGTAATCGACGTACGGCTTTAACTTTGTTTGCTAAGATGTCGAGCAAGGGAAGGAATTCTTCAGTTTTTAATGGGAAATCTGGAGAAAGCCATAAAATAGGCCTCAAACCTCTCTTATACTCATTCTCAAGAGTACCAtccttggtaccatttaaactTTCAGAATTTGTTGATGACTGAGCTTTAGATTCTCTTCTTCTCCGAATCTCATCCCTCTTCACTACCACCTCCATAGAGTGCCTAACTGGTTTACTCTGTCCAATAGAAGTAGATTCGTCAAAAAGACTAATTTTCTCTTCAACACACAATGAATTTCTTGGTGAAGTAATTTTTCTTTCgatttcttgtttattttccCGTCTTCTCCAACCACTAAACCAACCCTTCTTTTCTTGCTTGGTTTCTCTATTCCCACAACCATTAATGTCCTCAATAGGTACATCTCTTTGCTCGTAGAAACTATGATGGTGCACAATAATACCGTCACCATTTTCAATGCTTATATCTGTTGAGCCCATTTTAAGAGCAGCCTCAAGCTGCTTTCTCTCTttctctgtcaaaatatcatcaagTTCACTCTCAGTTTCATTTTCATTGGAAGAATTAAAGAGTTCATCATCGGCCATAGCACCTTGGACCCTCCTTGATTTAATGCTCACCATCACATCATGCATATCATAAACCTTGGCTTTCCATGGACCAACCATTTCTGTTTTCTCCTGTTGCTTCCATGTTTTTTGAGGTATAAGAACAACTTGAGTCACATCAATCCCAGGCCTGAATATATTTGTCTGAGACATTGCAGTCACTTCATGTTTCACTTCTGCCTCGGTAGCTGGAGCACCAACACCttccaaagcattcataatctcCTTATCTTTGTGTGTAATCATGCAAAGTGCCCCAGGTGGGACTTTTCCATCCGCCGAACCATTACCAAGAAAGAGAACACTCTGATCAGAACGTTGGAttctgaaaccatcaaaaccagCCAAAGTCATATCTGCCCTCAAATTTTCACCCCTCTTCCAAATCTTGTAAGTGTCAGAAGGTGCAATTCTCGAAATGAAAGGGATGATTGAACTTTCGAAATGAAATGTAATCTCCATGTAAAAATCTCTCATCCTTCTCATTGTCCCAATCAACCGAGGCAACCTTCTGCACCATTTGGCCCAAGCTAATGGCTGGTATAGTCTAACCATGATCTTTGCAATTGCTTCTTCTCTATTACATATAGCTTCCTGCAACGCACTCCACCCTTGCTCATTTTGCAAGCTCCAGTCTGACCCAGCAAGCATAAGCATCTCGGTTGCAGTCTCATCAGCAAATTTGACAGCTAAATGAAGTGGTGTATCTCGATTAGGAACATCGCGTCGATCAATTGTCGCAGATATGGCATCAGCCTTAGCTTCCTCCGAAAGTGATTGTGCTTCAGTAAAAATCTCAGACGAGTCGCAAAGATGGGGAAGGCTATCTATAATTTTCCTAAGGCCACCATAATCCTTCAAAATCACAGCCTTGTGGACAGGGCTATGTGCATACTTGGATACATCAATACCAGCCATGCGTCAAGCCCAAACTATAAAATATCCTTCAAGAAGCCAATTTCAAGCATCCAGAAGAATAATAACCAGTAAAGCAGTCGAAAGAACCCCTCCCAAGCCAAGAATAAATGAACAACAAAAATACCAAGCGAGCGCAGACTGAATCAACTCCTGAAATCAAGGTATTCTACAGCCAATAATATATTTCATATTCAGtcacaaaattaaataatcccATCAGGCCAAAAAAACCCTTCAAATTCAAATGTGATTCAAATAAACTCAGATGCAAAAACACAAACAAACCACAATCACAGCTTAAAAAGACAGACAAACAAACTAACAAAAACCAAGTcaaaaaatcatcaaaaggGTCGAGATAACTCACCTTCTACTTGGTTGAAACTAGTGTGACACAAGATTCCTGCCCCCCAATTGGAACCCCACCTCcagctctctctctctctctctaccCCTCAATACATgaacaaataaaaaatgaaaaaataaaattcaaaacgaAGAGGTAGAGATCTTCGTGATCCAATCCAATATCAGAATAACGCACGAAAATGCATGTGCGCTGAAACAAATAATTCTACACCAAAgacaaaatgaagaaaaaagtAGCCAAATCTCCACAATAAATGGGGAATCTGAGAAAAAAGGGCTGGTGCAAGTGCAAAGCTGAAAAATCACACAATAAAAGCAAAGAATTTGTAGTAACTACTAAACATAACGAAAGGAACAAAGAAACAAAACACACCATGCAAGCAAAAGGGCagagatttttaatttttgtgatTAAACAACAAATTCGAATCTTGAAAGGGTTTCGTGTGAATTTACATAGATGGATGCATTAAAAGcaagatatatttttttattttgactcTATACATCTCATTTGAATGACGATATGATTATTCATTTTGATTGTATCATTATTTTTTCGAACATTATATTTCTAGATCAGTTGAATAACTTGAACTATATATTATCTTTTAATTATTAtcaatttctaaaaaaaaacaaaaacaaaatggtGATTATCAAATTTTGGAAATTTCTTGATATTCTCTAATTTTGTTTACTTTTGAATTCTTTATAtatgcaacaaaaaaaaaacacgtAAATTCGAGAGAATCATGCACAAAAAGTTGAAAAGAAATCATGGGTGGAATGAGTAATAGTCAGAAATTTAACCCGACTTTTCCATAACACAAAGTAATATttacggtctcacggatcatattttgtaaaacggatctcttatttgggtcagtctatgcaaaaaatattattttttatgctaagagtattactttttattgtgaatattggtatggttgacccgtctcacagataaagatttgtgatagcgtctcacaagagacatactcatatTTATACAAAGAaagcattttctaaaaaaaaatttcgtatTTTTTCCCTGAAGGAGAGTAAATTTCAAACTAATTCGAAATCGAATTTTACttagaaaattttaagaaaaaaaattaactaaCATTTTGGGTATCGACGACTCTCTCCAAAAAAACAAATTAGAAATCGAAAGTTTCTGagataatatatgtatattatatattattttaggtataaaaaattatagttaaatcaaatatttgagaaaatttATAATACGTAATCATAACTaaactaattatttgaaaattaaaaatatattatttatattattcacATCGCATTGGGAGCGATGATATTAGTATATATAataattgttatgattatgAGTTAAATAGAATTTGTTtggttttaatattttaaaaaaaaaaagaataggtctcttgtgacactatctgtgagatgagtcaattataccgatattcacaataaaaagtaatattcttagcataaaaagtaatattttttcgcggatgacccaaataagatatccgtctcacaaaatacgacatgtgagaccgtctcacacaagtttttgccataaagTAAAGTGTAACAAAACGTAAATGACACAAGATTTGTTACTGGAagtaagatatatgtctcacaaaatacgatctgtgagaccgtctcacactaATTTTTACCTAAAAAAAGGTGATTGAAAGAGAAGGATATATAAATTCCTAGTAATTTTTTTCAGAATCCTGGTAAAGAAGATTGGAAGGAGGGAAAGGTATATTCTCCCccaaccctaaaccctaaaccctaaacccccaGACAGTCAAAGCAAAGAATTTGTAGTAACTATTAAGCATAACGAAAGGAACAAAGAAACGAAACTCACCAGGCAAGCAAAAGGGCagagaattttaatttttgtgatCAAACAATAAAATTCGAATCTTGAATGAGTTTCGTTTGAATATATACAGATCGATGCATTAAAAGCAAGATATATTTGTGATTTTGACTCTTATAGCTCGTTTGAGTTGCGATATGATTATCCATTTCGATTGTATGATTATTTTTCCGAACATAGTTTTCCTAGATTAGTTGATTAATTTGAACTACTATCTTTTAATTATTACAATTCctcaaaaaaaacaaaacaaaatcgtGATTATCGAAAAAAatgtttttggattttttcATTAAAAGGAGGTTACGTTTCAAATTAATTCGAAATCGAATGTTACTGggataatttgaaattttttaacgGTATCGATTCTCTTCACTATTTTACATCCATTTTCGTGACGTGGTAGaccaaaaatatgtttttaggGTCCTCGAATTCAATGATATTGTTAGTCAAACTAATTCAGTACTAGATCGCATTTCATAGACCAATATTAATTCAGTTGGTCCTGCTCAGTCtttttgatagacaaaattgGAATTacaacaaaatttcaaaattcagtTGGTTTCTAAATGTGGTCACAGTAGAAGGCAAAGGACCCGAGGATGTAAGCTTGTTACAATTTGTCGTAAAAAACAATTGGTTTGTAAGTTGCTAGGAGTCTCAAattggagtaggtctcttgtgagacgatctcacaaatctttatctgtgagacgggtcaaccttatcaatattcacaataaaaaagtaatattcttagcataaaaagtgataatttttcatggatgacccaaataagatattcatctcacaaaacacaactcgtgataccgtctcacacaagtttttgtcttcaaATTGAGAGTGTGATGCCGTCTAAGTCAGATTTGTACAAATGGTTGTACaaataatcaaatattttagTGGAATCTTTCCTACATAAGAAATAAAGAGACATAAAATGATTTAGTATGTGAATCTTCATAAACAAAtttatgtgtttttattatttgttcTTATCGATTTTGTCATTGTGTCTATTTATCACAATATATGTTCTAATATTACAACTATTCTTTGTGTGCACATTTCACCACATCTATTTGAACATTTTTCGCACTTAGACATGTTTTAGGTCGTTCTAGACCAAAGAAAGTACATTTAGTTGCTAATTCAGCTAAAACACTTAAAAAAACTTGTGAAACCGTCATCAGTTTGTTCACCACCTCTAAATTGTTTCAtcgatatacatatataaacaCACACTTGTTGGAAATAGTTAGTGATAGCTGTATaaactttattattttattttctttccttttatatattcaatcatatcattatttatattttaaaattaaatcatatatgtatttatatttttaaatttttagattATTGTATCActcttaataaaaaaaaatatcaaaaaacatGTTATGACACCGAAGTTGGTTATTACAAGCATATCGACTTTACAATATaggaagtatatatatatggaaaATTATTAACCCTGAAAATTCTAAAAAAGGACTTTTGAACACATTAGagcattaaaatcaaataaatcttcgaagtaattaaaacattaaagcaactaattaattaagtagggatgtattcaattcagagttttgatgatttttaatgactttttcaaatgatagacttttatggatttgatagatttttattgacttttacagaatctcaaagatttataaacaaatttatgtgGATTATGTAgacttttttgcaagatttttatagaattttgtggattttttttatagaattttataaattttatacttaattataacattttatttttttattaatttctttgaaccaataattatttgacatatataatatattcagtttgaaataatttttcaatatttatattaataaataaatttacttatttaaaagttaaatcatttaatccttacatgtgtatatatgtgggtttgtatgcatgtttgtaacttttttaaaatacatcaattgattaatctgtatccttgtttttaaattgataaaatacatgtaaaaagaatattatttagtattgtgtgaatataattttgtataaaaatatcgtagcctacatattaattgaaaatgctaaaatgaatttaaaaaatcatggttGTTACGAgactattcaattattaagaattaaccaacatttttttggatcatcttttattattattaaatattatattaatttgtataaatcataaaattaaaatcacaaaatcaattctagtctagaattcaaaatttcttgtaatattaaaataaaaaattataaatgaacaatcagccaaaaaatgaaaaatttgaaaaggaaagataatatatatatatacttcgaAAATCTGAGAGAGTGATAGAGATAGATGAGAggagagaagataagaagagaGGTGATGTGAAGCAACATAGAGAGaaataaatagcttgtgtatgagttagaagttttaaaaatccatccaaatctttgggttgaaccaaatacaattttttacaatttatagttgtaccttaggctttaatgtttgtatgttaatgaatttcatgaagttattaaaagtctatggaaaatttgaatacctatagacttttatagagtttttaaaagtcaatgttgaataccacttgactttttaaaactctatgaaagtctattttgaaCACCACTAGAATTCTATAGAGTAGGTAAAAGTCATCATTGAATAcatctagacttttaaaatctataaaagtaattaaaagtcaataaatctcCTAAATGGAATACATCCCCGTAAATGTGCGCATGAGATTGGGCATTGCATTCTAGATGACGGAGATAGTTCAGAAAAAAGATGGTAGAAAATtagtaaaaaaatttgaaattactaataaataattgaatatatttaattatcaaatatgGGGTTGTGACAAAATTGAgaggaaaaaatttatttgatagGCCATACCAAAAGTTGTTAGTCCAATATTCTCATTTTTTATAGTAATGATTATCGAACATATAACGTAATTACATGTGAAGATTGTTCCTGCTTCTATATAATGAAATAGGCGGCTAGGATTGCACCGGATCATTAGTGAAATATCTAATTAATGGCTATTATGTTTTAGAAGATTCATTTGGGGTTGTAACCCTGAACCTTGGATGTAGGATTATTCAAATCCGAACCAAGTAAAATTTTGTGTGTTCTTGTTATGATTGCTTGTTTGATACCTCATGGATGAGCTCATCCAAATTGAGCACACATCGGATCATGGGCCTGGTGATACCCCACGGATGAGCCCATCCAAATTGAGCCCACACTGGATCATGGGCCTCGGCCCATCCCTAGCCAAGGTAGAAgacccatgtattctcctataaatatcaggtttgagtgTCCAACTCAttcattcaatatattatttttcagcagcactcttagctgatcccccttatatcctcagtctctgacttgagcgtcggagaggCTAAGccgggacaccctcctggcccccttctaacggtcttattcgtgatttcaaaCTCAGGGCAATCTCGAAacatgcgtctggactagtgacacttgttggaatcggaccctaaattgtCTGTGAATATCACTtagcgccgtctgtgggaaactttgagttgagacgtagacaTGGTGGGCAGGAGAGGGAATAGGAGAGCTAACTCAGCATCGTCGCGTCCTCAGATGGGACCCGAACAATCGTATGTTGAGACGAGGCAGGAACAACCGCGTCTTGAGATGAGGCAGGAACAACCTCGTCAGGAGACAAGAGCTGAGAAGCCCCGTCACGAGACAATGGTCGAGCAATCCCGTTCCAGTGAGAACGTGGaaaacttgaccctggaacagtTGGGGTAATTTATTACCCGGACAGTGGAAGAGGCCATGAAGAGGAACCAAGAATTTATGTTTGCCGAGGAACAGGCCACTCGCTAGGGTTGAAGAGGCATTGTTTATCCCAAACGCGAGGAATATGGAGATGGGAGAGATGTGGAAGAAAATACGGATGTTGAGGCGGCAGTTGGGAAGCAGAGCGCCGgcacccaagagaggaagtcctTTTTCACTTGTCATTTTGGAAGAAGGGCTTCCTCCAAGTTTCTGAAAAGCAaatgtgggagagtacgatgAACGTACTGACCCAGAAGAACATTTGGGAAGATTTGAGAACGCAGCTCTGTTGCATCAGTATTCAGTTGGAGTTAAGTGTAaggtgtttctgggcacgttaGTGGGctcagcccagcaatggtttaacaCTTTATAGCCCAACTCCCTACGatctttcgaggatttttccATTGCTTTCTTGCACAAATTcgctagcagcaagaggcaccaaagaaattatttgagcttGTTTGTGATGAAGCAGCAAGAAACTGAAACTCCGCGAGAATTTATCCGGTGTTTCAACAATGCAGCGCTGGATATACCAG encodes:
- the LOC142547649 gene encoding uncharacterized protein LOC142547649; translated protein: MAGIDVSKYAHSPVHKAVILKDYGGLRKIIDSLPHLCDSSEIFTEAQSLSEEAKADAISATIDRRDVPNRDTPLHLAVKFADETATEMLMLAGSDWSLQNEQGWSALQEAICNREEAIAKIMVRLYQPLAWAKWCRRLPRLIGTMRRMRDFYMEITFHFESSIIPFISRIAPSDTYKIWKRGENLRADMTLAGFDGFRIQRSDQSVLFLGNGSADGKVPPGALCMITHKDKEIMNALEGVGAPATEAEVKHEVTAMSQTNIFRPGIDVTQVVLIPQKTWKQQEKTEMVGPWKAKVYDMHDVMVSIKSRRVQGAMADDELFNSSNENETESELDDILTEKERKQLEAALKMGSTDISIENGDGIIVHHHSFYEQRDVPIEDINGCGNRETKQEKKGWFSGWRRRENKQEIERKITSPRNSLCVEEKISLFDESTSIGQSKPVRHSMEVVVKRDEIRRRRESKAQSSTNSESLNGTKDGTLENEYKRGLRPILWLSPDFPLKTEEFLPLLDILANKVKAVRRLRELLTTKLPMGTFPVKVAIPIVPTIRVVVTFKKFEELQPLDEFSTPPSSPTGDDRLSPNVIKSSTSSWFQWIKSPYQRAGSSVGCSSNIIENTQDPFVIPSGYTWITAEAKKKITQEKVKSKKTKTQ